A single genomic interval of Spirosoma taeanense harbors:
- a CDS encoding SusD/RagB family nutrient-binding outer membrane lipoprotein, translated as MKRIFYSFRNKTIMAALLLGASACTGDFTEINTNPNAPTVATADLFLPHGIQSAVDAYWGGSLGMDVGDLISQYWARIQYTDIDQYTIGSDVYGTASWQVFYIESQADFQRIYKLGADANNPNYQAVAVIMRSWVFSLLTDIYGDIPYSQAIQGLEGTLQPKYDAQKDVYAGLVAELKAANDMIVLNDNSKAIAGDILFNNDLAKWKKFANSLSLRILNRMLGKADAPIDVKAEINRILSDPTKYPVLASNADNVQLNYLDATNNNNPINQNRKTRDDHRVSATLVNKLKALNDPRLAVYANTPADGGDYKGVPNGLSNADANALGLSKTSKVGSYFVAATAPGVIMSYAELLFIKAEFAYKGITSAGDVATNYTNGITASFSQYKLTAPPAYLTANALKSGADAYPQIMEQKWIALFGQGLEAWTEYRRTGLPALSPSVINTNGGVIPTRLPYPGSEESLNYKNFSEALTRQGGKNDMKFKLWFAK; from the coding sequence ATGAAACGCATATTCTATTCGTTCCGAAACAAAACGATCATGGCTGCCCTGTTGCTGGGGGCCTCGGCCTGCACGGGTGACTTCACCGAAATCAATACGAACCCTAATGCCCCGACCGTAGCCACGGCCGATCTGTTCCTGCCGCATGGTATTCAGAGCGCCGTGGATGCTTACTGGGGCGGTTCGCTAGGCATGGACGTGGGCGATCTGATTTCGCAGTATTGGGCCCGGATTCAGTACACCGACATTGACCAGTACACCATTGGCAGCGACGTATACGGCACGGCTTCCTGGCAGGTGTTCTATATCGAATCGCAGGCCGATTTTCAGCGGATTTATAAACTGGGGGCCGATGCCAATAACCCGAATTACCAGGCCGTGGCCGTCATTATGCGCTCGTGGGTGTTTTCGCTGCTGACCGATATTTATGGCGACATTCCGTATTCGCAGGCTATTCAGGGGCTGGAAGGAACGCTGCAACCGAAGTATGACGCGCAGAAAGACGTATATGCAGGGCTGGTAGCCGAACTGAAGGCCGCCAACGACATGATCGTACTCAATGACAACAGCAAAGCCATTGCGGGCGATATCCTGTTCAATAACGACTTGGCGAAGTGGAAGAAGTTCGCCAATTCGCTCAGCCTGCGGATCCTCAACCGGATGCTGGGCAAGGCCGATGCGCCCATCGACGTAAAAGCCGAAATCAACCGGATTCTGAGCGACCCAACCAAATATCCGGTTCTGGCTTCCAACGCCGACAACGTTCAGCTGAACTACCTCGACGCAACCAATAACAACAACCCGATCAATCAGAACCGTAAAACGCGCGACGATCATCGGGTCAGCGCGACGCTGGTAAATAAGCTCAAAGCCCTGAATGATCCACGGCTGGCCGTTTATGCCAACACCCCCGCCGATGGGGGCGATTATAAAGGCGTTCCGAACGGGCTGTCAAACGCCGATGCCAACGCCCTGGGTTTGTCGAAAACCTCGAAGGTAGGCTCATATTTCGTAGCGGCCACGGCGCCGGGCGTCATCATGAGTTATGCCGAACTGCTGTTCATCAAAGCCGAATTCGCGTACAAAGGCATTACGTCGGCGGGCGATGTAGCCACCAACTACACGAATGGGATCACGGCTTCTTTCAGCCAATATAAGCTGACGGCTCCACCGGCTTATCTGACCGCCAACGCCCTGAAAAGCGGGGCCGATGCCTACCCGCAGATTATGGAGCAGAAGTGGATCGCGCTCTTCGGCCAGGGACTGGAAGCCTGGACCGAATACCGGCGGACGGGCCTGCCGGCGCTGTCGCCGTCGGTAATCAACACCAACGGCGGGGTTATTCCGACGCGGCTGCCCTATCCCGGCTCCGAAGAATCACTGAACTACAAAAACTTCAGCGAAGCCTTAACCCGGCAGGGCGGCAAAAATGACATGAAATTCAAGCTATGGTTTGCTAAATAA
- a CDS encoding SusC/RagA family TonB-linked outer membrane protein, whose amino-acid sequence MLMSLAGYAQDQTLRGRVTSKSDGTGLPGANVLIKGTDRGSTTNAEGEFTLNSPPNATLVVSYIGYKSIEVPVGTKSSINITLEEDASNLNEIVVTALGITREKKALGYAVQEVGGKQLTQARTTNFVNALSGKIAGVQVTGTNGSPGASSRILIRGASSIGSNNQPLFVVDGVPIDNSNFGSGTGVDYGNAAGSINPDDIDNVSVLKGPSAAALYGSRGANGVILITTKSGRGTKGIGVSVNSNTAFDSPFRLPDWQDEYGQGNKGQFSFVDGTGKGVNDGVDESWGPRMDGRLVPQFDSPVVNGVRQATPFVPHPDNVNQFFQTGRALTNNISVTGGSDKGDFRLSFTDLNQTGILPNTDYKRRTVSLNAGWNLTPKLNIRATGNYVKDGSDNRTNWGLYFIWFGRQVDMEQLKNYQAPNSIYQYNWNYNYWTNPYYFLNLSTRANEKDRLYGNILATYKFTPWLTLTARTGTDVYEDRRKTRNAARIDNLNGAKQYDSYNEEQVFVRESNSDFLLNATHKFGEFDVTANIGGNHRTNYAQRNYMGATELAIPRVWNLGNSRQAKVAENSFIQKTVNSVYASANLGFRNYLFVDLTARNDWSSALPAGNNSYFYPSAAVSAILTDIFGLNSRTLSFAKVRAGIARVGNDTDPYRLIQSYRYENPWGSTPSLSENNAMLNANLKPELTNSYEVGAEVKLWNNRVGLDVTYYNKESYNQILDVNVSQASGFNSKLLNAGKLQNKGIEVQLTASPVKTGAFQWDITVNWARNQNKVISLAEGLTTYQLNTSYNPLTGATTTNSFRGVSVEARVGQPYGTFFGQGFLRDPNGNIIYDKSGYPQLDPTRRILGNFTPKWIGGLQNTFRYKNLSLSTLLDMRYGGDIFSQTVNIGRYTGVLQETLVGREGGIVGQGVVNTGTAENPVYTPNTTRITSEEWHKKYYSLTNNEATIFDGSFVKLREVKLTYVLGGQVVRRLPFRDIAVSLVGRNLALLHSNVPHIDPETSFYGDGNLQGIENGQIPTTRSIGFNINFNL is encoded by the coding sequence ATGCTGATGAGTTTAGCTGGCTATGCGCAGGATCAGACACTGCGAGGACGTGTGACGTCGAAGTCGGACGGTACGGGCCTGCCCGGCGCAAACGTGTTGATCAAGGGAACCGATCGGGGCAGCACAACCAACGCTGAAGGCGAGTTTACGCTCAACAGTCCACCCAATGCGACGCTGGTTGTCTCCTACATTGGCTATAAGTCGATTGAGGTGCCGGTTGGAACAAAATCGTCAATCAACATTACGCTGGAAGAAGATGCGTCTAACCTGAACGAGATCGTCGTTACGGCTCTCGGCATCACGCGCGAAAAGAAAGCCCTGGGGTATGCCGTGCAGGAAGTTGGCGGGAAGCAGCTGACGCAGGCGCGGACAACGAACTTCGTCAATGCCCTGTCCGGAAAAATTGCCGGGGTTCAGGTGACGGGTACCAACGGTTCTCCCGGCGCATCGTCGCGCATCCTGATTCGGGGCGCCAGCTCCATCGGCAGCAATAACCAGCCGCTGTTTGTGGTCGATGGCGTACCGATCGACAATAGCAATTTCGGCTCGGGGACGGGCGTTGATTACGGCAATGCGGCCGGTTCCATTAACCCCGACGATATCGACAATGTCAGTGTTCTGAAAGGGCCTAGTGCGGCTGCGCTGTATGGTTCGCGCGGAGCCAATGGGGTAATTCTGATCACGACCAAAAGCGGCCGGGGCACTAAAGGCATCGGCGTGTCGGTCAACTCGAATACTGCGTTCGACAGCCCGTTCCGGCTGCCTGATTGGCAGGATGAATACGGCCAGGGCAACAAAGGTCAGTTTTCGTTTGTGGATGGGACCGGGAAAGGCGTGAACGACGGGGTAGACGAAAGCTGGGGACCACGAATGGATGGTCGCCTGGTTCCGCAGTTTGATTCGCCGGTGGTTAACGGCGTCCGGCAGGCAACGCCGTTTGTGCCGCATCCCGACAACGTAAATCAGTTCTTCCAGACGGGCCGAGCGCTGACCAATAACATATCAGTAACGGGCGGCAGTGACAAAGGCGATTTCCGGCTGTCGTTCACGGATCTGAACCAGACGGGTATTCTGCCAAACACCGACTATAAACGGCGGACCGTTTCGCTGAACGCGGGCTGGAACCTGACGCCCAAACTAAACATCCGGGCTACGGGGAATTACGTTAAGGACGGCAGCGATAACCGCACCAACTGGGGGCTCTACTTCATCTGGTTCGGTCGGCAGGTCGATATGGAACAGTTGAAAAACTACCAGGCGCCCAACAGCATCTACCAGTACAACTGGAACTACAACTATTGGACTAACCCGTATTACTTCCTGAACCTGAGCACGCGGGCCAACGAGAAAGACCGGCTCTATGGGAACATACTGGCTACGTATAAATTTACGCCCTGGCTGACGCTAACGGCCCGCACGGGAACGGACGTTTATGAGGACCGGCGCAAGACCCGAAACGCAGCCCGGATCGACAATCTGAACGGCGCGAAACAATACGACAGCTACAACGAGGAGCAAGTCTTTGTGCGCGAGTCTAACTCGGACTTCCTGCTGAACGCCACGCATAAATTCGGTGAGTTCGACGTAACGGCCAATATTGGCGGCAATCACCGGACCAACTATGCCCAGCGTAACTACATGGGCGCGACCGAACTGGCCATTCCGCGCGTGTGGAACCTGGGTAACTCGCGTCAGGCCAAGGTGGCCGAGAACTCCTTCATTCAGAAGACGGTCAACAGCGTATACGCATCGGCGAATCTGGGCTTCCGGAACTATCTGTTCGTTGACCTGACCGCCCGCAACGACTGGTCGAGTGCTCTGCCCGCGGGTAACAACTCCTATTTCTACCCGTCGGCGGCTGTCAGCGCCATCCTGACCGACATCTTCGGGCTTAACTCCCGCACGCTGTCGTTTGCGAAGGTTCGGGCTGGGATTGCCCGGGTTGGTAACGACACCGATCCCTACCGCCTGATTCAGTCATACCGCTATGAAAATCCGTGGGGTTCTACGCCTTCGCTGTCAGAGAACAACGCCATGCTGAATGCCAATCTGAAGCCGGAACTGACCAACTCCTATGAAGTGGGGGCGGAGGTGAAACTCTGGAATAACCGCGTAGGGCTGGACGTTACGTATTACAACAAGGAATCTTACAACCAGATTCTGGACGTAAACGTCTCGCAGGCGTCCGGGTTCAACTCGAAACTGCTGAACGCCGGTAAACTCCAGAACAAAGGCATTGAGGTTCAGCTAACGGCGTCGCCGGTAAAAACCGGAGCCTTCCAGTGGGATATTACTGTTAACTGGGCCCGCAACCAGAACAAAGTCATTTCGCTGGCCGAAGGTCTGACAACCTATCAGCTGAATACGTCGTATAACCCGCTCACCGGTGCCACCACCACAAACTCGTTCCGGGGCGTATCGGTAGAGGCCCGCGTTGGGCAGCCCTACGGGACGTTCTTCGGGCAGGGTTTCCTGCGCGACCCGAACGGCAATATTATCTACGATAAGAGTGGCTATCCGCAGCTCGATCCAACCCGTCGGATTCTGGGCAACTTCACGCCGAAATGGATTGGTGGCCTGCAGAACACGTTCCGGTATAAAAATCTTTCGCTCAGCACCCTGCTCGATATGCGGTATGGTGGTGACATCTTCTCGCAAACTGTCAACATCGGCCGGTATACGGGCGTGCTGCAGGAAACGCTGGTAGGTCGCGAAGGGGGTATCGTTGGGCAGGGTGTGGTAAATACCGGCACGGCCGAGAACCCCGTCTATACGCCCAATACCACACGGATTACCTCGGAAGAGTGGCACAAGAAGTATTATTCGCTGACCAACAACGAAGCTACCATTTTCGACGGCAGCTTTGTCAAACTGCGCGAGGTGAAACTGACCTACGTGCTGGGCGGACAGGTGGTCCGGCGCTTACCCTTCCGCGATATTGCGGTTTCGCTGGTTGGCCGGAACCTGGCACTGCTGCACAGCAACGTACCGCATATCGACCCGGAAACGAGCTTTTACGGCGACGGCAACCTGCAGGGTATCGAAAACGGTCAGATTCCGACTACCCGCAGCATTGGTTTCAACATCAATTTCAATCTGTAA
- a CDS encoding M28 family metallopeptidase has product MKTRLFFLLTASGFSALAQPGQQAALSIPAEAQQTARNVSPQAVEAHMRYLADDKLEGRKPGTRGFELAAQYVEQQFRTLGFQPMGQNKTYRQAVPLRKAQLREDVSSLTLIQNQQEQPLTYGKNFILSPNFGEAVSDVKAPVVFVGFGVSAPELGYDDYAGVDVRGKIVACFNGAPATFPSNQRAYSGSAKQEIAAARGAVGLITFSLPTDVRARIESNAPRNRQATYRWTDPQGRAQRTFPQLKVVAALGDSTARTLFAGAGRTFEEARQTANRSKPQAFDLNVSVRARTQTDLNDGLIGENIVGMLPGSDPKLKDEYVVYVSHLDHLGIGRPVKGDSIYNGAHDNASGVAINLEAARLFASLPKAPRRSILFVAVTGEEMGLLGSDYFASNPTVPKDKIVANLCLDMPFFFHPLLDIVPYGSEHSSMVGAVNAAAQFVGVTIAKDPIPEQAVFMRSDHFSFVRQGIPAIYIKSGSTTGDSRDGTKLNLDWRATIYHTPQDEIDQPFNWEAAARHVQLQFLIGYLTAQADSRPVWNANDFFGSKFGKSGKGK; this is encoded by the coding sequence ATGAAGACACGCCTATTTTTTTTACTCACTGCTTCGGGCTTTTCAGCCCTGGCTCAGCCGGGACAACAGGCCGCCCTCTCCATACCCGCTGAGGCCCAGCAGACCGCCCGGAACGTCAGTCCGCAGGCGGTTGAAGCGCACATGCGCTACCTGGCCGACGATAAACTGGAAGGACGAAAACCCGGCACCCGGGGTTTTGAGCTGGCCGCGCAATACGTCGAACAGCAATTCCGAACGCTTGGCTTTCAGCCCATGGGACAGAATAAGACGTACCGGCAGGCAGTGCCCTTACGTAAGGCCCAGTTGCGTGAAGATGTCAGCTCCCTGACGCTGATTCAGAACCAGCAGGAACAGCCGCTGACCTACGGCAAAAACTTCATTTTGAGCCCCAACTTTGGCGAAGCTGTCAGCGACGTAAAGGCACCAGTCGTTTTTGTGGGTTTTGGCGTGTCGGCACCGGAACTGGGCTACGACGATTACGCGGGCGTTGATGTACGCGGCAAGATTGTCGCCTGTTTCAACGGCGCTCCGGCTACGTTTCCGTCGAACCAGCGGGCCTACTCCGGTTCGGCCAAGCAGGAAATAGCGGCCGCCCGTGGGGCCGTCGGACTGATTACGTTCAGTCTACCAACCGATGTTCGTGCCCGGATTGAATCCAATGCGCCCCGGAACCGGCAGGCCACCTACCGCTGGACCGACCCGCAGGGTCGGGCACAGCGCACCTTTCCGCAGCTAAAGGTTGTGGCCGCCCTGGGCGATTCTACCGCCCGAACGCTGTTTGCAGGCGCGGGCCGAACCTTTGAAGAAGCGCGGCAAACTGCAAACCGCAGCAAACCGCAGGCGTTTGATCTGAATGTATCGGTCCGCGCCCGAACCCAGACGGATTTGAATGACGGGCTGATTGGTGAAAACATCGTGGGTATGCTGCCCGGCTCCGACCCGAAGCTGAAGGATGAATACGTCGTGTATGTGTCGCACCTCGATCATCTGGGCATTGGCCGACCGGTGAAGGGCGACTCGATCTATAACGGTGCGCACGATAACGCGTCGGGCGTGGCCATTAACCTGGAAGCGGCCCGGCTCTTTGCGTCCCTGCCCAAGGCCCCCCGCCGATCCATTCTGTTTGTGGCCGTAACGGGTGAAGAAATGGGTTTGCTTGGCTCAGACTATTTCGCCAGCAACCCGACCGTACCTAAGGATAAAATCGTGGCGAATCTGTGTCTCGATATGCCGTTTTTCTTCCATCCGCTGCTCGACATTGTGCCGTATGGCTCCGAACATTCGAGTATGGTAGGGGCCGTGAACGCAGCCGCGCAGTTTGTAGGCGTAACGATTGCCAAAGACCCGATTCCGGAGCAGGCTGTGTTTATGCGCAGCGATCATTTCAGCTTTGTGCGGCAGGGCATCCCGGCCATTTACATCAAAAGCGGCTCTACAACCGGCGACAGCCGCGACGGCACTAAGCTGAACCTCGACTGGCGCGCAACCATTTACCATACGCCCCAGGATGAGATTGACCAGCCGTTCAACTGGGAAGCGGCTGCGCGGCATGTGCAGCTACAGTTTCTGATCGGCTACCTGACCGCCCAGGCCGACAGCCGACCCGTCTGGAACGCGAACGATTTTTTCGGGTCGAAGTTTGGTAAAAGTGGGAAGGGTAAATAG
- a CDS encoding response regulator: MKILLVEDEERVVSFIRKGISAEGYEVEVAYDGRTGLSLFRKDIYDIIILDVNLPQINGFELCRLIRSENEDVPVLMLTALDSLADKADGFNAGADDYLAKPFEFQELLLRLRALTRRHGPKQTQILRLADLELNLDTKTVTRAGKRIDLTTREYALIEYLMLNKGKIISRVDISERVWNLNFDSNTNVIDVYISYLRKKIDKGFSTKLLHTIVGMGYVLRED; this comes from the coding sequence ATGAAAATCCTTTTAGTTGAAGACGAAGAGCGGGTGGTATCGTTCATCCGAAAAGGCATATCGGCCGAAGGCTATGAGGTCGAAGTCGCTTACGATGGCCGTACCGGCCTGTCGCTGTTCCGCAAGGATATTTATGATATCATCATTCTGGATGTCAATCTTCCGCAGATAAACGGCTTTGAATTATGTCGGCTGATCCGGTCAGAAAACGAGGACGTACCGGTTCTGATGCTGACCGCGCTGGACAGTCTGGCCGACAAGGCGGATGGCTTCAACGCCGGGGCTGACGATTACCTGGCCAAGCCGTTTGAATTTCAGGAATTGCTGTTACGTCTCCGGGCGTTGACACGTCGGCACGGCCCCAAGCAAACGCAAATTCTCCGGCTCGCCGATTTGGAATTGAATCTGGATACCAAAACCGTCACCCGCGCGGGCAAACGCATCGACCTGACTACCCGCGAATATGCCCTGATCGAATATCTGATGCTCAATAAAGGAAAAATCATTTCGCGGGTCGACATCAGCGAGCGGGTCTGGAATTTGAATTTTGACAGCAACACTAATGTTATCGACGTATATATCAGCTATCTGCGAAAGAAGATTGACAAGGGCTTTTCGACCAAGTTATTGCATACCATTGTCGGAATGGGGTATGTCCTTCGCGAAGATTAA
- a CDS encoding sensor histidine kinase — MLIRNRLTIIFTLLATAIQVTLSLLVWYFYSLYRQEEFYSRLEGKARVAGRVLISRRHLHDDFFKNMVRTDLLTIVEEQISIFDSQHNLVFTNRNLKESDYYKEKIPLLATSSLFEFRSGHLESIVIPYRDQGQQFYIFASGYDRIGFAKLGALQQILLLANLLGFTLTVLAGWYFSGRVLRPISQIVDEVEQITATHLHKRVNEGNRRDEIAQLAMTFNQMLFRLEDAFVSQRSFVSHASHELRTPLTNTLGTLETSLRYDQNPVDWRDSMEVAVDELKKVIALTNGLLGLAKVTDGTVTLTAVQVDDCLLTAIGQVQAKYPGRQLPLHFTAGEEQSFTVKGNATLLTTAFLNVLDNACKYSNEAVSVELQSTEEQIMVTVTDQGRGIAEAEVAYILDPLYRGKNVESVPGYGIGLAVTQKIIELHQGRLHVSSSENRGTVVTITLPGQA; from the coding sequence ATGCTCATTCGCAATCGGCTCACGATCATTTTTACGTTACTGGCCACGGCAATCCAGGTCACGCTGTCGCTGCTGGTCTGGTATTTCTATTCGCTGTACCGCCAGGAAGAGTTTTATAGCCGACTGGAGGGGAAAGCCCGCGTGGCCGGACGAGTCCTGATCTCCCGGCGGCATCTGCACGATGACTTCTTCAAGAATATGGTGCGTACCGATCTGCTCACCATCGTTGAGGAACAGATCAGCATTTTTGATAGTCAGCATAATCTGGTATTCACCAATCGAAACCTAAAAGAGTCCGATTATTACAAAGAGAAGATACCACTGCTGGCTACCTCTTCACTGTTTGAGTTCAGAAGCGGGCATTTAGAGTCCATCGTAATTCCTTACCGGGACCAGGGGCAGCAGTTTTATATTTTTGCCTCTGGCTATGACCGGATTGGCTTTGCCAAGCTGGGGGCACTGCAACAAATTCTGCTGCTGGCCAATCTGCTGGGTTTTACGTTGACGGTACTGGCTGGCTGGTATTTCTCTGGACGCGTGCTGAGGCCTATTTCGCAGATTGTGGATGAAGTGGAGCAGATCACCGCCACGCATCTGCACAAGCGGGTGAATGAAGGGAATCGCCGGGACGAAATCGCCCAGCTCGCCATGACCTTCAACCAGATGCTTTTCCGACTGGAAGATGCGTTTGTGTCTCAGCGTAGCTTTGTCTCCCACGCGTCCCATGAACTGCGCACACCGCTCACCAACACCCTGGGCACGCTGGAGACTTCGCTGCGGTACGACCAAAACCCCGTCGACTGGCGCGACAGCATGGAAGTAGCCGTTGACGAACTGAAAAAAGTAATTGCCCTGACCAATGGCTTGCTGGGTTTAGCTAAAGTCACCGACGGAACTGTTACCCTGACAGCTGTTCAGGTAGACGACTGCCTGCTCACCGCCATCGGGCAAGTGCAGGCCAAGTATCCGGGCCGACAATTACCGCTTCACTTTACAGCGGGTGAAGAACAATCGTTTACGGTGAAAGGCAATGCCACGTTGCTGACGACGGCTTTCCTCAACGTGCTGGACAATGCCTGCAAATATTCCAATGAAGCGGTTTCCGTGGAATTGCAATCAACCGAAGAACAAATCATGGTAACCGTAACCGACCAGGGGCGCGGGATTGCCGAGGCCGAGGTTGCGTACATCCTTGATCCGCTTTACCGGGGCAAGAATGTAGAGAGCGTACCCGGTTACGGCATCGGACTGGCCGTAACCCAGAAGATTATTGAGTTGCACCAGGGCCGACTTCACGTTTCCTCCAGCGAAAATCGAGGTACAGTCGTTACGATTACGTTGCCTGGGCAGGCCTAG
- a CDS encoding efflux RND transporter periplasmic adaptor subunit codes for MLPKILTKRILVLLSFCALLGNIGCSTKADEKKTEETEYLVTSPLQKDTTVTKDYVSQIHSIQHIELRALEKGYLQKIFVDEGQYVKQGQLMFQIMPVIYNAELQKSQAEANYVGIEYQNTKRLADSNIVSKNELALAKAKFDKANAEVALAKTHLQFTEIRAPFSGIMDHFQVRLGSLVNEGDLLTTLSDNSKMWVYFNVPEAEYLDFKTHTQKDNQTHVNLMMANNELFDHPGIVQTIEADFNNETGNIAFRATFPNPKGLLRHGETGNIRMTIPLKNALLIPQKATFEVLDKKYVYVVDKDNVIRSREITLAAEMPHIFAVQDGLKKSDRILLEGLRQVRENEKIHAKFVQPDSVISHLGLYAE; via the coding sequence ATGTTACCTAAGATTCTTACAAAAAGGATCCTCGTTCTTCTAAGCTTTTGCGCCCTGCTGGGCAATATAGGCTGTTCGACAAAAGCCGATGAAAAGAAAACGGAGGAAACCGAGTACCTGGTCACCAGTCCTTTGCAAAAGGATACGACGGTTACCAAAGATTATGTATCGCAGATCCACTCCATCCAGCATATTGAATTACGTGCCTTAGAAAAAGGCTACCTGCAAAAGATTTTTGTGGACGAGGGGCAGTACGTAAAACAAGGGCAGCTCATGTTCCAGATCATGCCCGTGATTTACAATGCCGAACTGCAGAAATCGCAGGCAGAGGCCAACTATGTAGGCATCGAATACCAGAACACCAAACGATTAGCTGATAGCAATATCGTATCCAAAAATGAGCTGGCTCTGGCTAAAGCCAAGTTCGACAAGGCAAACGCCGAAGTGGCACTGGCTAAAACTCATTTGCAGTTTACAGAGATCAGGGCTCCGTTCAGTGGTATCATGGATCACTTTCAGGTTCGGCTGGGCAGCCTGGTTAATGAGGGCGATTTGCTGACCACCCTGTCGGACAACAGCAAAATGTGGGTGTATTTCAACGTACCAGAAGCCGAATATCTGGATTTCAAAACCCACACTCAGAAAGACAACCAGACCCACGTAAACCTGATGATGGCGAATAATGAACTGTTCGATCATCCCGGCATCGTGCAAACCATTGAAGCCGATTTCAACAACGAAACCGGCAACATTGCCTTCCGGGCCACCTTCCCTAATCCTAAAGGCCTCCTGCGGCACGGTGAAACCGGTAATATCCGAATGACCATACCGCTCAAAAATGCCTTGCTTATCCCGCAGAAAGCCACCTTCGAAGTCCTGGACAAGAAGTACGTATATGTAGTGGATAAAGACAACGTGATTCGTTCCCGGGAAATCACTTTAGCCGCAGAGATGCCGCACATTTTTGCTGTTCAGGACGGTCTGAAGAAAAGCGACAGGATCCTTCTGGAGGGCCTGCGTCAGGTACGGGAGAACGAAAAAATACACGCCAAGTTCGTGCAGCCTGATTCGGTCATCTCGCATTTAGGCTTATATGCCGAATAA